A single region of the Gossypium arboreum isolate Shixiya-1 chromosome 12, ASM2569848v2, whole genome shotgun sequence genome encodes:
- the LOC108476760 gene encoding protein kinase STUNTED-like → MKGDEGGGGTVLVGVKFDADSNELLTWALVKVAQPGDQIIALHILDAATECPASILSLVKTFDYTLAVYEGFCNLKQVDLKLKVCRGPSPKRILVREAKSFETTKLILGTSKTHNPLQSPASVAKFCARKLSNCFSVYAVRNGKVVFQREAIQTNLNQFQDKVPRDKSLVHLVSLPKSIRTDNGNCSYKSGLFSKHKTLEKNHAACASALKLPENSNTGLREDLSGNGSTDNRLSLVPIRTTKDNAVLVRKLPGWSLLRWVFLRKRYHLENSSAKKSVDQWVLKLPSQQSSAVVYPDLKQNCYYRKKNRSSDLDGETSAIVPVGCEAIFPLSACDFPEELQSLLEKSSSSCRLFSYQELLGATSSFMPENMVGRGGSSHVYKGCLPDGKELAVKIVKPTEHAIKEFVQEIEIITSLNHKNLISLFGFCFEQNKLLLVYDFLSRGSLEENLHGNKKDGNAFGWQERYKVAVGLAEALDYLHNSCEQPVIHRDVKSSNVLLSNDFEPQLSDFGLASQVSSSASHMTCMDVAGTFGYLAPEYLMHGKMSDKIDVYAFGIVLLELLTGRKPIDNNCPKGQESLAVWAKPILKDCDSSQLLDPQLGSGCEFHEIERMVLAATLCIRRSPLMRPQISLILKLLQGDQEVANWAEQEVRTSEEVDVSDEELYPTNIESHLNLALLDLEDDSVSASSDEQSLEIEDYLQKRWRRSSSFA, encoded by the exons ATGAAAGGCGATGAGGGAGGAGGTGGCACGGTGTTGGTGGGGGTCAAATTTGATGCAGACAGCAATGAATTACTGACATGGGCGCTTGTCAAGGTGGCTCAGCCAGGTGATCAAATCATTGCCCTTCACATCCTTGATGCTGCTACTG AGTGTCCGGCGTCGATTCTTTCTCTTGTCAAGACATTTGATTATACACTAGCAGTTTACGAAGGCTTCTGCAACTTAAAACAG GTTGATTTGAAGCTAAAAGTGTGTAGAGGTCCATCCCCAAAGAGGATTCTGGTGAGGGAAGCTAAGTCTTTCGAAACAACTAAGCTAATTCTGGGAACTTCCAAGACCCATAACCCTTTACAGTCACCTGCCTCAGTTGCAAAATTTTGCGCCAGAAAATTATCCAATTGTTTCTCGGTTTATGCTGTCCGAAATGGCAAAGTTGTTTTCCAAAGGGAAGCAATTCAGACAAACTTGAACCAATTCCAAG ACAAAGTTCCACGGGATAAAAGCCTTGTTCACCTTGTGTCTTTGCCAAAGAGTATACGAACAGATAATGGCAATTGTTCCTATAAATCTGGTTTATTTTCAAAGCATAAAACGTTGGAGAAGAACCATGCAGCCTGTGCTTCAGCCTTGAAATTACCTGAAAATTCTAATACCGGATTGCGAGAAGATTTATCCGGAAATGGCAGTACGGACAATAGACTAAGTTTGGTACCTATTCGAACAACTAAGGATAATGCTGTTCTGGTTAGAAAGTTGCCTGGTTGGTCTCTTCTACGATGGGTGTTTTTACGGAAGCGTTATCACCTGGAGAATTCTTCTGCAAAGAAATCTGTGGACCAATGGGTGTTAAAATTACCAAGCCAGCAATCTTCAGCTGTTGTTTATCCTGATCTAAAGCAAAACTGTTACTATCGGAAAAAGAATCGTTCTTCCGATTTGGATGGAGAAACTTCTGCAATTGTGCCCGTTGGCTGTGAGGCTATTTTTCCTCTGTCTGCTTGTGATTTTCCAGAAGAGCTACAAAGTTTACTTGAGAAATCCTCCTCTTCTTGTAGATTGTTTAGTTACCAAGAGCTTTTGGGCGCGACCTCTAGCTTCATGCCAG AGAATATGGTTGGTAGAGGTGGTAGCAGTCATGTTTACAAAGGGTGCCTTCCTGATGGCAAGGAATTGGCAGTGAAAATTGTTAAGCCAACTGAGCATGCAATCAAGGAATTTGTTCAGGAAATTGAGATCATTACGAGTTTAAACCATAAAAACCTGATTTCCTTATTTGGGTTCTGTTTTGAACAAAACAAGTTGCTCTTGGTTTACGATTTCCTCTCCAGGGGAAGTCTAGAAGAGAACCTTCATG GAAATAAGAAGGATGGCAATGCATTTGGCTGGCAGGAGAGATACAAGGTGGCGGTGGGCTTAGCTGAAGCACTTGATTACCTACATAATAGTTGTGAACAACCTGTGATCCACAGAGACGTGAAATCTTCCAATGTTCTTTTGTCCAATGATTTTGAGCCCCAG CTTTCAGATTTTGGACTTGCTAGTCAGGTCTCAAGTTCTGCATCTCATATGACTTGCATGGATGTTGCAGGAACCTTTGG TTATTTGGCTCCTGAATACCTGATGCATGGAAAAATGAGTGATAAAATTGATGTCTATGCGTTTGGCATTGTCCTTCTAGAGCTCCTCACCGGTAGAAAGCCCATTGACAATAACTGTCCGAAAGGTCAGGAGAGCCTTGCTGTATGG GCAAAGCCAATTTTAAAGGACTGTGATAGTTCTCAGTTGCTAGATCCGCAGCTCGGCAGTGGCTGTGAATTTCATGAGATAGAAAGAATGGTTTTAGCTGCTACCCTGTGCATAAGACGCTCACCACTAATGCGGCCTCAAATTAGCCTT ATCCTGAAGCTCCTACAGGGTGATCAGGAAGTAGCAAATTGGGCAGAACAAGAAGTTAGGACATCCGAAGAAGTTGATGTTTCTGATGAGGAACTATACCCGACAAACATCGAATCTCATCTTAACCTTGCATTACTCGACTTGGAGGATGATTCAGTTTCTGCAAGCAGCGATGAACAAAGTTTAGAAATAGAGGATTACTTGCAAAAAAGATGGCGTCGCTCTTCAAGCTTTGCCTAG